The following proteins are co-located in the uncultured Draconibacterium sp. genome:
- a CDS encoding flavodoxin has product MKKSLIAYYSRRGQNYVGGSLVDLKLGNTEIIAQKIQASTGSQMFKIDTVKKYPADYMETTRIAKQELRENARPELTEVLGNMDDYNVIYLGYPNWWGTFPMAVFTFLDSYDFSGKTIIPFCTHEGSGMGGVNDIKKLCPGAKVENGIAIHGGSVQAADRAIVAWLSEYND; this is encoded by the coding sequence ATGAAAAAAAGTTTAATAGCATATTATTCGCGCAGAGGTCAGAATTATGTTGGCGGTAGTTTAGTTGATTTGAAGCTCGGAAATACAGAAATAATTGCCCAAAAAATTCAGGCAAGCACCGGAAGCCAAATGTTTAAAATTGATACAGTAAAAAAGTACCCGGCAGACTACATGGAAACAACACGGATTGCAAAGCAGGAATTGAGGGAGAATGCGCGACCGGAATTAACTGAGGTACTTGGGAATATGGATGATTACAATGTTATTTATCTCGGATATCCCAATTGGTGGGGTACATTTCCGATGGCGGTTTTTACTTTTCTGGATTCGTACGATTTTTCAGGAAAAACAATCATCCCATTTTGTACGCACGAAGGCAGTGGAATGGGAGGCGTAAATGATATTAAAAAACTTTGTCCTGGTGCTAAAGTTGAAAATGGAATTGCTATTCATGGTGGAAGCGTACAAGCAGCCGACAGAGCTATTGTGGCTTGGCTTTCGGAATATAACGATTAA
- a CDS encoding MFS transporter, producing the protein MKNSWKIILLAIICFVLGTSEFVIVGVLDKIALSANITIAQAGQLISVFAITAAIGTPIAIYFLRKLNQQKIFMLALAVIMLASLIMFLTVNYHLLLAARIIMALGVGVFNVYCFIAATGLAPENKRTSAVATVTIGYNAALIVGLPVGRMVTAVWGWQSIFAFTAVFCLTAIPVMYKYIPAVHTKSETSFTKEFTVIFKPKILLNLLVTFFWISGYAMLYSYITPFLKNTSSMNENLLSVALFAFGIATLIGNKSGGFLGDRIGNSKTILYSMFFHVGSLILLSLVSGAVYLTVFVLMLWAISAWAAGPILRFNVLDLSPEAPQLILSLYNSIIQFGFAVGAALGGVEFENMPAIMLSWTAAGFVGIALFFTLLNSYPSRLKPVWLRIRK; encoded by the coding sequence ATGAAGAATAGTTGGAAAATAATTTTACTGGCAATAATTTGTTTCGTTTTAGGAACCTCCGAATTTGTAATTGTTGGAGTTTTGGATAAAATAGCCTTATCGGCAAATATTACCATTGCACAAGCAGGTCAGCTTATTTCTGTGTTTGCCATTACTGCAGCCATTGGAACACCCATTGCCATTTATTTTTTGAGAAAACTAAATCAGCAGAAAATTTTTATGCTGGCTTTGGCGGTAATTATGCTGGCTAGCTTAATCATGTTTTTAACGGTAAACTATCATTTGTTGCTGGCTGCGCGAATTATTATGGCTTTGGGTGTGGGAGTTTTTAATGTATATTGTTTTATTGCCGCTACCGGTCTGGCACCTGAGAATAAACGAACAAGTGCAGTGGCTACAGTAACAATTGGTTATAATGCAGCCTTAATCGTGGGATTGCCTGTTGGGCGTATGGTTACAGCCGTTTGGGGTTGGCAGTCCATTTTTGCATTTACGGCGGTTTTTTGCTTAACGGCTATCCCGGTAATGTATAAATACATTCCTGCCGTTCACACAAAATCAGAAACCAGCTTTACCAAAGAGTTCACGGTTATATTTAAACCTAAAATTCTGTTAAATCTTTTGGTTACGTTTTTTTGGATCTCCGGTTATGCTATGCTTTACTCGTACATCACGCCATTTCTGAAAAACACCTCTTCGATGAATGAAAATTTATTGAGTGTAGCCTTATTTGCTTTTGGGATAGCAACACTTATTGGAAATAAATCAGGTGGATTTTTGGGTGACCGAATCGGCAACTCGAAAACGATTCTTTACAGTATGTTTTTTCATGTTGGCTCTTTAATCTTATTGTCGCTTGTATCCGGGGCTGTTTATCTTACCGTTTTTGTACTCATGCTTTGGGCCATATCGGCCTGGGCTGCCGGTCCCATACTTCGGTTTAATGTGCTGGATTTATCGCCCGAAGCACCGCAGTTAATACTTAGTTTGTACAACTCAATTATTCAGTTTGGTTTTGCCGTTGGAGCCGCTCTGGGAGGAGTGGAGTTTGAAAATATGCCTGCAATTATGCTCAGCTGGACAGCAGCCGGGTTTGTTGGAATCGCTTTGTTTTTCACTCTTCTAAATTCTTATCCTTCGCGTTTAAAACCCGTTTGGTTGAGAATAAGGAAATGA
- a CDS encoding helix-turn-helix domain-containing protein produces the protein MKNIYRIESVSDYNKLNGAETLHPLVSIVDFSKLDSSYTDHTHFYYGVYAIFLKEVNCGELRYGRNSYDYEEGSLVFIAPGQLIEVIRNNSAPARKGWALLFHPDLIPGTNLGKQLSDYNFFSYDINEALHISEREKKMVIECFDKISYEINQPIDKHSRKLIVNNIQLFLDYCIRFYDRQFITREQINQGALEQFEKELNSYYQSDKPLSIGLPTVSYFADRLHLSANYFGDLIKKETGKSAQEYIHLKVMNLAKERVLDASKTVSEIAYELGFKYPQHFTRMFKKDLGMSPSEYRSLN, from the coding sequence ATGAAAAATATATATAGAATAGAATCGGTATCCGATTATAACAAGTTAAATGGTGCAGAAACCTTGCATCCATTGGTAAGCATTGTCGACTTTTCAAAGCTTGATTCATCCTATACAGACCACACTCACTTTTATTATGGGGTGTACGCTATTTTTCTAAAAGAAGTAAATTGCGGAGAACTCAGGTACGGACGTAACTCATACGATTATGAAGAAGGCAGTTTGGTGTTTATTGCTCCCGGTCAGCTTATTGAGGTGATCAGAAACAATTCTGCCCCGGCACGTAAAGGATGGGCCTTACTTTTTCATCCCGACCTTATTCCGGGAACCAACCTTGGAAAACAACTGAGCGATTACAACTTTTTTTCGTACGACATTAACGAAGCGCTGCATATATCGGAACGGGAGAAAAAAATGGTGATTGAATGTTTCGATAAAATTTCGTACGAAATAAACCAACCGATTGACAAACACAGCCGCAAACTAATTGTAAACAACATACAACTATTTCTCGATTACTGCATTCGTTTTTACGATCGTCAGTTTATTACGCGCGAGCAAATTAACCAGGGTGCACTTGAACAATTTGAGAAAGAACTTAATTCCTATTACCAGTCGGATAAGCCGCTAAGTATTGGCTTGCCAACGGTTTCGTATTTTGCTGATAGGTTACACTTGTCGGCCAATTATTTTGGCGACCTGATAAAAAAAGAAACCGGTAAATCGGCCCAGGAATACATTCACCTAAAAGTGATGAACCTGGCAAAAGAACGTGTTCTCGACGCTTCAAAAACAGTTAGTGAAATTGCCTACGAACTGGGCTTTAAATATCCGCAACACTTTACGCGCATGTTTAAAAAAGATCTGGGAATGTCGCCAAGCGAATATCGGTCGTTGAATTAA
- a CDS encoding iron-containing alcohol dehydrogenase, translating into MENFNFYVPTSVSFGKGQIVNLSPSIKQFGGEKVMLAYGGGSIKTNGIYDAVVTELKKANIEYVDCDGIRPNPPVADVRKGIAIYRENACDFILAVGGGSTIDAAKAMAAGVCYDGDVMDLMADGKGEITAAAPLASVLTMAGTGSELDMGGVITGEVNHKKHTIMHPLLYPKFSILDPSYTFSVPEKHSMAGCFDALDHLIECYFVAGSESTDVQNMMNEGLMRSIVKNAPKVLANSEDYDARANIMWASSMALAGFQFVTGKKGSNWPMHAMGHELSSLYDMTHGITLALVTPSYLELTLEKAPEYTWLFANFARNVFGVVEADDAVAAKLGIRKVKEFTLELNMPKNLKDAGVEEDKLEYLAEKATEWGNIGALCKIEKEEALEIYQRAFA; encoded by the coding sequence ATGGAAAATTTTAATTTTTATGTACCCACGAGTGTTTCGTTCGGGAAAGGTCAGATTGTTAACCTGTCTCCTTCGATTAAACAATTTGGAGGAGAAAAAGTGATGCTTGCTTATGGCGGCGGAAGTATTAAAACAAACGGCATTTACGATGCAGTTGTAACTGAGTTAAAAAAGGCAAACATTGAATACGTGGATTGTGACGGGATCAGACCAAATCCACCGGTGGCAGATGTTCGGAAAGGCATTGCAATTTACCGTGAAAATGCCTGTGACTTTATTTTGGCTGTAGGTGGTGGTTCTACCATCGATGCGGCAAAAGCAATGGCTGCCGGTGTTTGTTACGATGGCGATGTAATGGATTTAATGGCCGATGGGAAAGGCGAAATAACTGCAGCTGCTCCCCTGGCGTCGGTTTTAACAATGGCCGGAACAGGTAGCGAATTGGATATGGGAGGTGTAATTACAGGTGAAGTAAACCATAAAAAACACACAATTATGCATCCGCTTTTGTACCCAAAATTCTCAATTCTCGATCCATCATACACTTTTTCAGTACCCGAGAAACATTCAATGGCAGGTTGTTTCGATGCTTTAGATCATTTAATTGAGTGCTATTTTGTTGCCGGAAGTGAATCAACAGATGTGCAGAATATGATGAACGAAGGCTTAATGCGTTCCATTGTAAAAAACGCACCAAAGGTTTTGGCTAATTCTGAAGACTACGATGCACGCGCCAACATTATGTGGGCAAGTTCTATGGCTTTGGCCGGTTTTCAGTTTGTTACCGGTAAAAAAGGTTCCAACTGGCCAATGCATGCCATGGGCCATGAACTTTCGAGTTTGTACGATATGACGCATGGAATAACGCTGGCTTTGGTAACGCCTTCGTATTTGGAGTTAACACTGGAAAAAGCGCCTGAATACACCTGGTTGTTTGCCAATTTTGCACGTAATGTGTTTGGAGTTGTGGAAGCAGACGATGCAGTTGCTGCTAAGTTGGGAATCAGAAAGGTAAAAGAGTTTACACTGGAATTGAATATGCCTAAAAACCTGAAAGACGCTGGTGTGGAGGAAGATAAGCTGGAATATTTGGCTGAAAAAGCTACCGAGTGGGGGAATATAGGAGCTTTGTGTAAAATTGAAAAAGAAGAAGCTTTGGAAATATACCAAAGAGCTTTTGCATAA
- the epsC gene encoding serine O-acetyltransferase EpsC, producing MVSVVKNIYKNDPAAGGLQFLLYPGFWAVFVHRYLSHPLYSIGLKFCGLFFCQIARFVTQVEIHPGAKIGKGLFIDHGNGVVIGETAEIGDNCVIYHGVTLGGTGNHSNKRHPSVGNNVFIGSGATLLGPIQIGDNVKIGAKSLIVMRDVPSNSTVIGAPARIVKLEGKTVNMDLNRTKTNDKKVSMEVWKNCEVKYKNKCG from the coding sequence ATGGTTTCAGTTGTAAAAAATATTTATAAAAATGATCCGGCAGCAGGTGGATTGCAGTTTCTACTCTATCCGGGTTTTTGGGCTGTGTTTGTGCATCGCTACTTGTCGCATCCGCTGTATAGCATAGGATTAAAATTCTGTGGCCTGTTTTTTTGTCAGATAGCACGGTTTGTAACACAGGTTGAAATTCATCCGGGAGCAAAAATTGGGAAAGGTTTGTTTATCGATCATGGCAATGGGGTAGTAATTGGAGAAACAGCCGAAATTGGTGATAACTGCGTGATTTACCATGGTGTAACTTTGGGTGGGACAGGAAACCATTCAAACAAAAGACATCCTTCGGTTGGTAACAATGTATTTATCGGAAGCGGTGCTACCTTACTGGGACCCATCCAGATTGGCGACAACGTAAAAATTGGTGCAAAATCGCTTATTGTAATGCGCGATGTACCTTCTAACTCTACAGTAATTGGTGCTCCTGCGCGTATTGTAAAACTTGAAGGGAAAACCGTTAACATGGATTTAAATCGTACAAAAACCAATGATAAAAAAGTGTCGATGGAAGTCTGGAAAAATTGCGAAGTAAAATATAAGAACAAATGCGGATAA